The Mesorhizobium opportunistum WSM2075 DNA window AAGGTCGACTTGCCGCAGCCGGATGGGCCGACCAGCACCACGAACTCGCCGCTCTTGATATCGAGGCTTATGTTCTCGAGGATCTTGTGCTGGCCGAAGGATTTCGACAGGTCGCGAAACTCGACGTCGGTCATGGTCACGCTCCCAATATGTCGTCGATGAAGGGCAGGCAGCCGGCGGTCAGCCCGGCATCCACGGGCATCACCACGCCTGTTATGCCCGATGCGCGGTCCGAGGCAAGGAAGGCCACCGCCTCGGCTACTTCCGAAGCGTTGACGATGCGGCCGAGCGGGTAGAGCCGCTGCAATTTGCCGAGGATCTCCGGATCCTTGGCAAGGCGATGGTCCCAGGCGGCGGTACGGATCGATCCCGGGCAGACGACATTGGCGCGCACGCCGCTGCGGCCAAGCTCGACCGCGATCGATTTGGCATAGGCGTTGATGCCGGCCTTGGCGGCGGCGTAGGCGGGATTGCCGAAATGCGCGATGGCGTTGACGGAGGAGATGAAGACGACATTGCCCGAACCGCGCGCGGCCATTGCCTTGGCAATGGGGTCGGCGAACATCATCACCCCGGTCAGGTTGAGGTCGAGTTCGTGCTCGATCTTGTCCGCCGTCAGCGCTTTCAGCGTTTCGGCACGTGTCCAGCCGGCATTGTTGATCAGGATGTCGGGCACGCCATCCTTGTCGAGCACGGCAGCAATGGCCTTCTCCACCGATGCCCGGTCGAGAAGGTTGAAAACATGGCGCGAGGCAAGGTGTGGGCTGGCCAGCGCCTCGTCGGACTGGTCGCAGCCGACCACCCGCGCGCCCCTGTCGGCCAGCAGTGCGACGATCGCCGAGCCAAGGCCACCGCCGGCGCCCGTGACAACGACAGTGCGGCCTTCGAATTCGGCTTTCGAAACCACGGCGCTTGCTCCTCCCGCAGGTCAGGCAGATGCCGGCAGGCTAATGAAGGGAATGTAATTAAGCAACATATTAATCCGCTTGCATGCGGCTGATTCATCGATAATGTAGGAAAGTCACATAAATCTTGTGCCAACGATCAGGCTCAAGGAGCGCAAAGGCGCGGACAAAATGGGAGAGATCAGATGAACCTTGCGAAATGGACTGTCGGCCTGATGGCCGGAATGAGCATGCTGGCCTTCGCGGCGCAGGCGAATGCGGGTGAAGTACGGGTCACCGTTGCCGAATACAGCGCCAAGACCGGCCCCTATTTCGAGGAAGTGAAGAAGGAATTCGAAGCGAAGAATCCCGGCATCACCGTCAAGTTCGAAGTCGTGCCGTGGGATGTGCTGCTGCAGAAGCTGACCACCGACATCACCGCCGGCACAAATGCCGATCTGTCGATCATCGGCACGCGCTGGCTGATCGACTTTGTCCAGCAGGATGTCGCGGAGCCGCTCGATGGCTACATCACGCCCGAATTCAAGGACCGCTTCATCGACACGTTCCTGTCGCCCTCGATCATGAACGGCAAGACCTACGGCCTGCCGATCGCCGCCTCGGCGCGCGCCATGTATTACAACAAGGAACTGTTCGAGAAGGCCGGCATCGCCAAGCCGCCGGCAACCTGGACCGAGCTGCAGGAAGACGCCCGCAAGATCAAGGCGCTGGGGACCGGCGCCTTCGGGTTCGGCCTGCAGGGCAAGGAGATCGAGACGGACGTCTATTACTACTACGCGATGTGGTCGCAAGGCACCGAGATCCTCAACAAGGACGGCACGTCGGGCCTTGGCACGCCAGGCGCGCTCGAAGCCGCCAAGCTCTACAAGTCGATGATCGACGAGGGGCTGACCGAACCGGGCGTCACCTCCAACAACCGTGAGGACGTGCAGAACCTGTTCAAGCAGGGCAAGGTCGGCATGATGATCACCGCGCCCTTCCTATCCAACCAGATCAAGGACGAGGCACCGACGCTGAAATACGGCGTCGCCGCCATTCCGGCCGGTCCGACCGGCGCACGCGGCACCTATGGCGTCACCGATTCCATGATCATGTTCAAGAACTCCAAGAACAAGGACGAGGCCTGGAAGCTGATGGACTTCCTGTTCACCACGGAGCAGCGCGCCAAGTTCACGCAAGGCGAGGGCTTCCTGCCGGTGAACAAGGAAGAGGCCAAGATGGATTACTACGTCAACAACGCCGATCTGGCCGCCTTCACCGCGCTCCTGCCCGACGCCCGCTTCGCGCCGGTCATCCCGGGTTGGGAAGAAGTCGCCCAGATCACGTCGGACGCCATGCAGAAGATCTATCTCGGCGGCGACCCCGAGGCAGGCCTGAAGGACGCGGCGGCGAAGGCCAATGCAGTGTTGAAGAAGTAG harbors:
- a CDS encoding SDR family NAD(P)-dependent oxidoreductase, which codes for MVSKAEFEGRTVVVTGAGGGLGSAIVALLADRGARVVGCDQSDEALASPHLASRHVFNLLDRASVEKAIAAVLDKDGVPDILINNAGWTRAETLKALTADKIEHELDLNLTGVMMFADPIAKAMAARGSGNVVFISSVNAIAHFGNPAYAAAKAGINAYAKSIAVELGRSGVRANVVCPGSIRTAAWDHRLAKDPEILGKLQRLYPLGRIVNASEVAEAVAFLASDRASGITGVVMPVDAGLTAGCLPFIDDILGA
- a CDS encoding ABC transporter substrate-binding protein; this encodes MNLAKWTVGLMAGMSMLAFAAQANAGEVRVTVAEYSAKTGPYFEEVKKEFEAKNPGITVKFEVVPWDVLLQKLTTDITAGTNADLSIIGTRWLIDFVQQDVAEPLDGYITPEFKDRFIDTFLSPSIMNGKTYGLPIAASARAMYYNKELFEKAGIAKPPATWTELQEDARKIKALGTGAFGFGLQGKEIETDVYYYYAMWSQGTEILNKDGTSGLGTPGALEAAKLYKSMIDEGLTEPGVTSNNREDVQNLFKQGKVGMMITAPFLSNQIKDEAPTLKYGVAAIPAGPTGARGTYGVTDSMIMFKNSKNKDEAWKLMDFLFTTEQRAKFTQGEGFLPVNKEEAKMDYYVNNADLAAFTALLPDARFAPVIPGWEEVAQITSDAMQKIYLGGDPEAGLKDAAAKANAVLKK